Proteins from one Chloroflexota bacterium genomic window:
- a CDS encoding DUF86 domain-containing protein — MRRRDPKLRLEDILDAISRIQRYCERLSLEEFKRDTKTIDAVVRNLEVIGEAARHIPVALERQHPEVPWSKMRGMRHILAHEYFGVDSAILWQTVMNDLPPVRVAIQKIVSRMKQ, encoded by the coding sequence ATGCGGCGTAGGGATCCGAAGCTCCGTCTAGAGGACATCCTTGACGCCATCTCGCGGATCCAACGCTACTGCGAACGTCTTTCCTTAGAGGAATTCAAGCGCGACACGAAGACCATAGATGCCGTTGTGCGGAACCTAGAGGTCATCGGAGAGGCGGCCAGACACATTCCAGTAGCGCTGGAACGTCAGCACCCTGAAGTGCCCTGGAGCAAGATGCGTGGGATGCGACACATCTTGGCCCACGAGTACTTCGGTGTTGACTCCGCTATTTTATGGCAGACAGTGATGAACGACCTTCCGCCGGTGCGGGTAGCGATCCAGAAGATAGTCTCCCGAATGAAGCAATGA
- a CDS encoding nucleotidyltransferase family protein, with amino-acid sequence MNKGPSQRPPEAARIGQLLQRRLPYLRRKYNVKRLALFGSVARDRMRPGSDVDVLVEFSQPIGLFAFLDLKTELEHLLGRPVDLVTADALKPQMRDKILGEAIHAA; translated from the coding sequence ATGAACAAAGGCCCATCCCAACGCCCACCTGAAGCAGCTCGGATCGGACAACTGCTCCAGCGACGCTTGCCGTACTTGCGTCGAAAATATAACGTCAAAAGGCTTGCGCTATTCGGCTCTGTGGCGCGTGACCGGATGCGGCCCGGCAGCGATGTTGACGTCCTTGTTGAGTTCAGCCAACCCATCGGCCTCTTCGCCTTTCTCGACCTCAAAACAGAGCTGGAGCATCTTCTGGGGCGGCCCGTAGACCTCGTAACGGCGGACGCGCTCAAGCCGCAGATGCGTGACAAGATCCTCGGCGAAGCTATCCATGCGGCGTAG
- a CDS encoding TIGR03618 family F420-dependent PPOX class oxidoreductase produces the protein MYLKRREGRTIEWLLGKGKRYTGAARMSVSEALDFVRTHHMAVLSTFRKDGNAQMSIVTAGALDGHIAFTTRGEAAKLANLRRNPRCSLLCASRDWRTYIVVESMAEVRDLSKDNPDRLRLLLRDVYHACADKEHPNWSEYDEAMREQRRAVIMMNPSRVYGTA, from the coding sequence ATGTACCTCAAGAGGCGAGAAGGTCGTACAATCGAATGGCTGCTAGGCAAAGGCAAGCGTTACACAGGGGCAGCCCGCATGTCCGTCTCCGAGGCCCTCGATTTCGTCCGAACGCACCATATGGCGGTGCTCTCCACCTTCCGCAAGGACGGGAATGCGCAGATGAGCATCGTGACGGCGGGAGCGCTGGACGGGCACATCGCCTTCACCACCAGGGGAGAGGCGGCCAAGCTGGCGAACCTGCGCCGCAACCCCAGGTGCAGCCTGCTGTGCGCCTCCCGGGACTGGCGGACGTACATCGTAGTGGAGAGCATGGCCGAGGTGCGGGACCTGAGCAAGGACAACCCGGACCGGCTGCGGCTGCTGCTGCGGGACGTCTATCACGCCTGCGCCGACAAGGAGCATCCGAACTGGAGCGAGTATGACGAGGCGATGCGCGAACAGCGGCGGGCGGTTATCATGATGAATCCATCGCGCGTGTACGGAACCGCATAG
- a CDS encoding LLM class flavin-dependent oxidoreductase — MPELAIVLPAGYGQLRAIGDAARRAEAKGFSAVYSPEGNSDSLANMLTAALATSRVGLGTAISNIYLRHPVLTAASAAHVWEVSGGRFTLGLGTSHRLLNDGRGIQIVKPLETMRNYVRDVRRFLPRDHPVPIHISALRKGMSRLAGEVADGVIFNLVPVSKLPEAIAAVREGEARRADKKRVKITTFLGACVHQDVHAARETARKMLAFYLRLEYYRNALTEYGYGDVAAEAGRLFAAGDEKGMTKAVPDSLLDEFMLYGPRERCLEHLQRYYAKGIELAIISARDPSDSFTKGFEAAVEGLAPGAR; from the coding sequence ATGCCTGAACTAGCGATCGTTCTGCCGGCGGGCTATGGCCAGCTGCGGGCCATCGGCGATGCGGCCAGGCGCGCGGAGGCGAAGGGCTTCTCCGCCGTCTACTCGCCGGAGGGGAACAGCGATAGTCTGGCGAACATGCTCACCGCCGCGCTTGCGACGAGCCGGGTGGGGCTCGGCACGGCGATCTCCAATATCTACCTCCGCCATCCCGTTCTAACCGCCGCAAGCGCCGCCCACGTGTGGGAAGTCTCCGGCGGACGGTTCACCCTAGGCTTGGGCACAAGCCACCGCCTGCTGAACGACGGGCGCGGCATCCAGATCGTGAAGCCGCTGGAGACGATGCGGAACTATGTGCGAGACGTGCGGCGGTTCCTGCCCCGGGACCATCCGGTGCCGATCCACATCAGCGCCTTGCGCAAGGGGATGTCGCGCCTGGCTGGAGAGGTGGCGGACGGTGTCATCTTCAACCTGGTGCCGGTGAGCAAGCTGCCGGAGGCCATCGCCGCCGTCCGCGAGGGAGAGGCGAGGCGCGCGGACAAGAAGCGGGTCAAGATCACGACGTTTCTGGGCGCGTGCGTGCATCAGGACGTGCACGCCGCCCGCGAGACGGCAAGGAAGATGCTTGCTTTTTACCTGCGGCTGGAGTACTACCGCAATGCGCTGACGGAGTACGGCTACGGCGACGTAGCGGCGGAGGCCGGGAGGCTCTTCGCCGCGGGCGATGAGAAGGGAATGACAAAGGCCGTCCCCGATTCGTTATTGGACGAGTTCATGCTCTACGGTCCCCGCGAGCGGTGCCTGGAGCACCTGCAGCGGTACTACGCCAAGGGCATCGAGCTGGCCATCATTTCCGCGCGGGATCCATCGGACAGTTTCACCAAGGGCTTTGAAGCGGCCGTGGAAGGGCTTGCGCCCGGGGCGCGCTAA
- a CDS encoding gamma-glutamyl-gamma-aminobutyrate hydrolase family protein, with protein sequence MPGKRSPSDPPVIGITIFEREKAAYAEAIRAAGGEPRWIALKTMGSAEQMLDSLDGLVLTGGADVEPRLYGEAERPEAHVETSPERDAKEFPLIERALARGDFPVLGICRGMQALNVAMGGKLIQDLPNHRLVEEGKRLHEIFVPPGCRLTHLLGIGGFMKVNSRHHQGATLLEKAPGLLVSAFSLKDGIIEALDSPRGNHRWVVGVQWHPENRDQLAAFHQRLFTRFIEAAKGQDV encoded by the coding sequence ATGCCAGGGAAACGCTCTCCTTCAGACCCGCCTGTCATCGGCATCACGATCTTTGAGCGGGAGAAGGCGGCCTACGCCGAGGCGATCCGCGCCGCCGGGGGCGAGCCGCGGTGGATCGCGCTCAAGACGATGGGGAGCGCGGAGCAGATGCTGGATTCGCTTGACGGGCTGGTGCTCACAGGGGGCGCGGACGTGGAGCCGCGGCTCTACGGCGAGGCGGAACGGCCGGAGGCGCACGTGGAGACGAGCCCGGAACGGGACGCGAAGGAGTTCCCGCTCATCGAGCGGGCGCTGGCGCGGGGCGACTTCCCGGTGCTGGGGATCTGCCGGGGGATGCAGGCGCTGAACGTGGCGATGGGGGGCAAGCTGATCCAGGACCTGCCGAACCACCGGCTTGTGGAAGAGGGGAAGCGGCTGCACGAAATCTTTGTGCCCCCGGGGTGCAGGCTGACGCACCTGCTGGGGATCGGCGGATTCATGAAAGTGAACAGCAGGCACCATCAGGGGGCCACGCTCCTGGAGAAGGCGCCGGGGTTGCTGGTGAGTGCGTTTTCCCTGAAAGATGGTATAATCGAGGCCCTCGACAGCCCCCGGGGAAACCACCGGTGGGTAGTGGGGGTGCAATGGCACCCTGAGAATCGCGACCAGCTCGCAGCGTTTCACCAGCGGCTCTTCACGCGATTTATCGAGGCAGCCAAAGGACAAGACGTCTGA
- a CDS encoding flavin reductase family protein: MGWRLSAPNHRSLVNSDTRPYDDVPSAIAQENEATMSPEANKDLFRKTWSRFPTGVSVITFYEADGHTVHGLTANAVLSLSLEPFLVVVSVDHKVRSFPLMSKSDRFVMNLLTESQEPELRYFARNDTSGQPPFKFRKSGRGYPILEGSFAYLDCQVHAKYPGGDHTIFLGKVDEMDLYEGKPVVWYMGKLTSVVPPQM; the protein is encoded by the coding sequence ATGGGGTGGCGATTATCTGCGCCTAATCATCGCTCCCTTGTCAATTCAGATACCCGTCCCTATGATGATGTGCCGTCAGCCATTGCACAAGAGAATGAGGCTACGATGAGTCCCGAAGCGAACAAGGACCTCTTCCGCAAGACCTGGTCGCGCTTTCCCACCGGCGTCAGCGTCATCACCTTCTACGAGGCCGATGGACATACCGTTCACGGCCTTACCGCCAACGCCGTCCTCTCCCTCTCCCTTGAGCCCTTCCTCGTCGTCGTCTCCGTGGACCACAAAGTCCGCAGCTTTCCCCTCATGAGCAAGTCCGACCGCTTCGTGATGAACTTGCTGACTGAATCCCAAGAGCCGGAACTACGCTACTTCGCCAGGAACGATACATCGGGACAGCCGCCCTTCAAGTTCCGCAAGTCCGGCCGGGGCTATCCGATTCTCGAGGGCTCCTTCGCCTATTTGGACTGCCAGGTCCACGCGAAGTACCCTGGCGGCGACCACACCATCTTCCTCGGCAAAGTGGACGAGATGGATCTCTACGAAGGCAAGCCTGTCGTCTGGTACATGGGCAAGCTCACTTCCGTCGTCCCCCCACAGATGTAG
- a CDS encoding DUF58 domain-containing protein, with amino-acid sequence MRRARVLLIITLIVLVYALATGFPVFLRMFYVFGLLLLFSLIWVIVMARGISVSVRRATLRTSAGQPLVETVSARRRHSFLHGLVEVQEQTDMPVKSPGAVIGLEGFEDVKVDLEVPCPQRGLYKIGPLKLYTSDPFGLYRLQRNIGQAQKLIVHPVAADLPGFLLLPADLPGEGPVHIRSQHVTTSAFTLRDYVNGDSLNSISWKATARHGRIMVKEFEMEPSNSIWVVADMEKRANSGPAGRDIEEMVVTMAASICTRYAERGYPVGLLAHGSERFSIAPQRGPDHLLRIMDALAEVRATGNTPLFDLIAELSTKIGRYSSVAIITPSLDEEWLNSVRHLLQRKSRITSVVVENEREAAPAPPAVAVRVAALGVPSYTIPAGAEPAAGLTAVGMTARAHDRFMQPIGARAS; translated from the coding sequence GTGCGGCGCGCTCGCGTCCTGCTCATCATCACGCTGATCGTCCTGGTCTATGCGCTGGCGACGGGCTTCCCCGTTTTCCTGCGCATGTTCTACGTCTTCGGCCTCCTCCTCCTCTTCAGCCTCATCTGGGTCATCGTGATGGCCCGGGGCATCTCCGTGAGCGTCCGGCGCGCCACCCTGCGCACCAGCGCGGGCCAGCCCCTGGTGGAGACCGTCTCCGCCAGACGGCGGCACAGCTTCCTCCACGGCCTTGTGGAGGTGCAGGAGCAGACGGATATGCCGGTCAAGTCCCCCGGCGCCGTCATCGGCCTGGAGGGCTTCGAGGATGTAAAGGTGGACCTGGAAGTCCCCTGTCCCCAGCGCGGCCTCTACAAGATCGGCCCCTTGAAGCTCTATACCTCCGACCCCTTCGGCCTCTATCGCCTCCAGCGCAATATCGGCCAGGCCCAGAAGCTCATCGTCCACCCGGTGGCAGCCGATCTGCCCGGCTTCCTCCTCCTGCCGGCGGACCTTCCCGGCGAAGGGCCCGTCCACATCCGCAGCCAGCACGTCACCACCAGCGCCTTCACCCTCCGCGACTACGTGAACGGCGATAGCCTCAACAGCATCTCTTGGAAGGCCACCGCCCGCCACGGGCGCATCATGGTCAAAGAGTTCGAGATGGAGCCCTCCAACAGCATCTGGGTCGTGGCCGATATGGAGAAGCGCGCGAACAGCGGCCCCGCCGGGCGCGATATCGAAGAGATGGTGGTCACCATGGCCGCCTCCATCTGCACGCGCTACGCCGAACGCGGCTACCCGGTGGGACTCCTCGCCCACGGCAGCGAGCGCTTCTCCATCGCCCCCCAGCGCGGGCCGGACCACCTTCTGCGCATCATGGATGCTCTCGCCGAAGTGCGCGCCACCGGCAACACGCCCCTCTTCGATCTCATCGCCGAGCTCTCCACCAAGATCGGCCGCTATTCCTCTGTCGCCATCATCACGCCCTCCCTTGATGAAGAGTGGCTGAACAGCGTGCGCCATCTCCTCCAGCGCAAATCGCGCATCACCAGCGTCGTTGTTGAAAACGAGCGCGAAGCCGCTCCCGCGCCCCCGGCCGTCGCCGTGCGCGTCGCCGCCCTCGGCGTCCCCTCGTACACCATCCCCGCGGGCGCGGAGCCTGCCGCAGGCCTCACGGCCGTCGGCATGACCGCCCGCGCCCACGATCGCTTCATGCAGCCCATCGGCGCTCGAGCCTCCTGA